One part of the Parabacteroides distasonis ATCC 8503 genome encodes these proteins:
- a CDS encoding SDR family oxidoreductase produces MKILVLGASGMAGHTIALYFKEQGYEVYAFSRKRFPFCTWIGGDAFDIECLKNIVTTGNYDAIINCIGLLNQFADSAPEKAVYINSYLPHQVVAWLKDTPTRFIQMSTDCVFAGNKGPYDECSVPDGCSYYDRTKALGEIVDDKNLTFRNSIIGPDINEHGIGLFHWFMKQHTPINGFTKAIWTGVTTLTLAKAMERALQTNLTGLYNLVNNGSINKYNLLCLFNKYFRNNEVQIAKSEKLVLDKTLLNKRTDFDFEVPSYEQMIIEMKEWVDNHKDIYPLY; encoded by the coding sequence ATGAAAATACTAGTCTTGGGTGCTTCCGGTATGGCTGGCCATACTATTGCGCTTTATTTTAAAGAGCAGGGATATGAGGTGTATGCGTTCTCTCGCAAACGATTTCCTTTTTGTACGTGGATCGGGGGAGATGCATTCGATATAGAATGTTTGAAAAATATAGTAACTACAGGTAATTACGATGCCATAATTAATTGCATTGGTTTGCTGAATCAATTTGCCGATTCTGCTCCTGAAAAGGCTGTTTATATTAATAGTTATCTTCCTCATCAAGTTGTAGCTTGGTTGAAAGATACTCCGACACGCTTTATTCAGATGAGTACAGATTGTGTATTTGCTGGTAATAAAGGGCCTTATGATGAGTGCTCCGTACCTGATGGATGTTCATATTATGATAGGACAAAGGCATTGGGTGAGATTGTGGATGATAAAAACCTTACCTTTAGAAATTCTATTATTGGTCCGGATATTAATGAACATGGAATAGGCCTTTTTCATTGGTTTATGAAACAACATACTCCAATCAATGGCTTTACAAAAGCTATATGGACAGGAGTTACTACTTTAACCCTTGCAAAGGCGATGGAACGTGCTCTACAAACGAACCTTACTGGATTATATAATTTGGTAAATAACGGAAGTATTAATAAATATAACTTGCTATGTCTCTTTAATAAGTACTTTAGAAATAATGAGGTTCAGATAGCGAAGTCTGAAAAATTGGTTTTAGATAAGACTTTACTCAATAAGCGTACTGATTTTGATTTTGAGGTACCTTCTTACGAACAGATGATTATAGAGATGAAAGAGTGGGTTGATAACCATAAAGATATTTATCCTTTATATTGA
- the wecB gene encoding non-hydrolyzing UDP-N-acetylglucosamine 2-epimerase, translating into MGKLKLMTILGTRPEIIKMSAIIKKCDKYFEHFLVHTGQNYDYTLNEVFFKDLVLREPDYYLNVVGENIGQTMANVISKSYELMVEVKPDAVIVLGDTNSCLSIISAKRLKIPIFHMEAGNRCKDENLPEEVIRRIVDVTSDVNLCYSEHARRYILDAGVRPENTYVVGSPMREVLDGCIEQINSSKILERLGLERHKYILLSAHREENIDIEANFFSLMNAVNAMADKYNMPILYSCHPRSKKFIEQRGFKFDKRVIQSKPLGFHDYNHLQQYAFCVVSDSGTVPEEASYFKFPAVSIRTSTERPEAMDKGVFVIGSISTEQVLQAVDLAVEMHLCGDDGLTVPAYDDSNVSTKVVKLIQSYTGIIDKMVWRK; encoded by the coding sequence ATGGGAAAATTAAAATTAATGACTATTTTAGGTACTCGGCCTGAAATAATAAAGATGTCTGCCATTATTAAAAAGTGTGATAAGTATTTTGAACATTTTCTTGTTCATACAGGGCAGAACTATGATTATACTTTAAACGAAGTGTTTTTTAAAGATCTAGTTTTGCGTGAGCCTGACTATTACTTGAATGTGGTTGGTGAAAACATAGGTCAAACCATGGCGAATGTAATCTCTAAGAGCTATGAGTTGATGGTAGAAGTAAAACCTGATGCTGTAATAGTGTTAGGTGATACTAATAGTTGTCTTTCTATTATTTCTGCGAAACGTTTGAAAATTCCGATATTTCATATGGAAGCAGGAAATCGTTGTAAAGATGAGAATTTACCTGAAGAGGTAATCAGAAGAATTGTAGATGTAACTAGTGATGTGAATCTTTGTTATAGCGAACATGCTCGTCGTTATATCCTTGATGCGGGGGTTAGGCCTGAGAATACCTATGTTGTCGGATCTCCTATGCGTGAGGTGTTGGATGGGTGTATAGAACAAATTAATTCAAGTAAAATATTAGAGCGTTTAGGATTGGAGCGGCATAAATATATCCTGCTTTCAGCTCATCGTGAGGAAAATATAGATATTGAAGCTAATTTTTTCTCCTTGATGAATGCGGTTAATGCTATGGCTGATAAGTATAATATGCCTATTCTTTATTCTTGTCATCCTCGTAGCAAAAAGTTTATCGAGCAACGTGGGTTTAAGTTTGATAAACGAGTGATTCAAAGTAAACCTTTAGGATTCCATGATTATAACCATTTACAACAGTATGCTTTTTGTGTGGTATCAGATAGTGGAACAGTTCCGGAAGAAGCTAGTTACTTTAAATTTCCGGCGGTAAGTATTCGTACATCAACAGAGCGCCCAGAAGCTATGGATAAGGGTGTCTTTGTCATAGGATCAATTTCAACAGAACAAGTATTACAGGCCGTTGATCTTGCTGTAGAAATGCATCTTTGTGGGGATGATGGATTAACGGTACCTGCTTATGATGATAGCAATGTATCTACTAAGGTGGTTAAGTTAATACAGAGTTATACCGGCATTATAGATAAGATGGTTTGGCGTAAATAA
- a CDS encoding glycosyltransferase family 4 protein has product MKITIVCQYFYPEEFKVNDLAEEWVKRGHNVTVLTGKPNYPKGKILNGYKFWGIQEEDYKGIRVIRVPLIPRGNGGGIRLALNYLSFVFFASLYVLTHRIETDSIFCFGTSPVFQMYPALLLKKKTGVNASLWIQDLWPESVAAASGLKSGFVMNLLSKLVTGIYCRTDILFVQSPAFFESVLSKGNFKDKLIYVPNWAEDVFMKEISDSNKYESLMPNGFKVMFAGNIGAAQDFGSIIQAAVLTRHLPDIKWIIVGDGRMKSDIEQKVQSLKLNDTVFFLGRYPVEEMPDFFSLADVMLVSLKEEYIFSLTIPSKVQAYMASAKPMVTMLSGMGNKIVEEANCGLTTNSGDFKGLAKNVITMYHKTEEERSQLGLNGQAYYKIHFSKKVCIDKLDQIMKI; this is encoded by the coding sequence ATGAAAATAACAATTGTCTGCCAATACTTTTATCCAGAAGAGTTTAAAGTGAATGATTTAGCGGAAGAATGGGTTAAACGGGGGCACAATGTAACGGTCCTGACTGGGAAACCAAATTATCCGAAAGGAAAAATTCTTAACGGTTATAAGTTTTGGGGAATACAGGAGGAAGATTATAAAGGGATCAGAGTTATCCGCGTGCCTCTTATTCCTAGAGGAAATGGTGGAGGAATACGGCTGGCCTTGAATTATCTTTCGTTTGTTTTTTTTGCTTCCTTATACGTATTAACCCATCGTATAGAGACTGATAGTATCTTTTGCTTTGGAACTTCTCCTGTATTTCAGATGTATCCTGCATTGCTTTTAAAAAAGAAAACGGGTGTTAATGCTTCTTTATGGATTCAAGACTTATGGCCGGAAAGTGTAGCAGCCGCAAGCGGTTTGAAAAGTGGGTTTGTAATGAACTTATTATCAAAATTGGTTACAGGTATTTATTGTAGAACAGACATCTTGTTTGTACAGTCTCCTGCTTTTTTTGAGTCAGTTTTGAGTAAAGGAAATTTTAAAGACAAGTTAATATATGTACCAAACTGGGCAGAAGATGTGTTCATGAAAGAGATTAGTGATTCAAATAAATATGAATCTTTAATGCCTAATGGATTTAAAGTCATGTTTGCTGGTAATATAGGTGCGGCACAAGATTTTGGATCTATTATTCAAGCTGCGGTTTTAACCCGACATCTTCCGGATATTAAATGGATAATAGTAGGTGATGGACGCATGAAATCAGATATTGAACAAAAGGTTCAATCCTTAAAATTAAATGATACGGTGTTTTTCTTAGGCCGTTATCCAGTTGAAGAAATGCCCGACTTTTTTTCTCTTGCGGATGTGATGTTGGTATCATTAAAAGAAGAATATATTTTTTCATTGACTATACCTTCTAAAGTTCAAGCATATATGGCTTCCGCAAAGCCAATGGTTACGATGTTGTCTGGTATGGGTAATAAAATAGTTGAAGAAGCTAACTGTGGATTGACTACTAACTCCGGTGATTTTAAAGGATTGGCAAAGAATGTAATTACAATGTATCATAAGACAGAAGAGGAGAGGTCGCAGTTGGGATTAAATGGGCAAGCCTATTATAAGATACATTTTTCGAAAAAAGTATGTATTGATAAGCTAGATCAAATAATGAAAATTTGA
- a CDS encoding 3-oxoacyl-ACP synthase III family protein, producing the protein MKTIIPHIQIKAITSWLPTNTIEMISFNSLYGESEVRNIIRTTGVERVRVADKEMTSADMCQKAAEHLIEKENIDKSTIDGLVFVSQTCDYILPATSICLQDRLGLSKDTICIDVHYGCSGYIYGLFLAATWINSGMCNNVLVLAGDTTSRMINPQDKSLRMVFGDCGTASLVCKGTEPMGFHIQSDGSGADRLIVPAGGFRQPITAETSELKYDEDNNGRTQNDLYMDGMAIFNFAITQVHKNVNALLELVGWEREQVGLFALHQANRFMVNYVRKKLKARAELVPINVENYGNTGPSTIPLLLSDVCPQGRYDLSKVVMTGFGVGLSWGSVTANMSETHFYEPINK; encoded by the coding sequence ATGAAAACGATAATACCTCATATACAGATAAAGGCGATAACCTCATGGCTGCCCACCAATACTATTGAGATGATATCATTCAATAGCTTATATGGCGAAAGTGAGGTGAGGAATATAATAAGAACGACTGGAGTGGAGCGTGTGCGAGTGGCAGACAAGGAGATGACCAGTGCCGATATGTGCCAAAAAGCTGCGGAGCATTTAATTGAGAAGGAGAATATAGATAAATCAACCATTGACGGACTTGTGTTTGTTTCTCAGACATGTGACTATATCCTTCCAGCCACATCCATCTGCCTTCAAGACCGTTTAGGACTATCCAAGGATACTATTTGCATAGATGTGCACTACGGTTGTTCCGGATACATTTATGGATTGTTTCTTGCGGCGACATGGATTAACAGTGGAATGTGCAATAATGTATTAGTACTGGCAGGAGATACAACTTCACGCATGATTAATCCACAGGATAAATCTTTACGTATGGTATTTGGTGATTGTGGTACGGCTTCTCTTGTTTGTAAAGGAACTGAGCCGATGGGATTTCATATCCAGTCAGACGGAAGCGGCGCAGATCGTCTCATAGTTCCTGCCGGTGGTTTTCGTCAGCCAATCACAGCCGAAACTTCAGAGCTGAAATATGACGAAGATAATAACGGACGTACTCAGAATGACCTTTATATGGATGGTATGGCAATATTCAACTTTGCCATTACCCAAGTACACAAGAATGTCAATGCGCTTCTGGAACTGGTCGGATGGGAGAGGGAACAAGTGGGACTATTTGCCTTGCACCAGGCAAATAGGTTTATGGTAAACTACGTTAGGAAGAAACTCAAGGCCAGAGCGGAATTAGTTCCCATAAACGTAGAGAACTATGGAAACACGGGACCATCAACAATCCCCTTACTCCTTTCTGATGTCTGCCCCCAAGGGAGATATGACCTCTCTAAGGTCGTGATGACAGGCTTTGGGGTCGGATTGTCATGGGGGAGCGTAACAGCAAATATGAGTGAAACACATTTTTATGAACCAATAAATAAATGA
- a CDS encoding phosphopantetheine-binding protein produces MEQKILNIINEIRATKELPAIDNINVTDDLRNDLDLTSFDLAELTVKIEDEFDIDIFEDGLVNTIGEIYEKLQ; encoded by the coding sequence ATGGAACAGAAAATATTGAATATAATCAACGAGATTCGTGCGACAAAGGAGCTTCCTGCCATCGATAACATCAACGTGACTGATGATCTTCGCAATGACCTTGATCTTACCTCGTTTGATCTGGCAGAGTTGACAGTGAAGATTGAGGATGAGTTTGATATCGACATCTTTGAGGACGGCTTGGTAAACACGATAGGTGAAATCTACGAAAAACTTCAATAA
- a CDS encoding SDR family NAD(P)-dependent oxidoreductase, which yields MNYNPFSIEGKTILITGANSGIGMATAIECSKMGAKVVITARNEERLKRTFNMLEGTGHAMIIADLSDCEQLDYLVDQLPDIQGLVNNAGITETCPTQFIKREKLEKVLEVNTIAPILLTQKVLKKKRVGKGGSIVFTCSISGTSVCGGGNVLYSASKGAVRGFVMNAALDLAAKGIRVNEVCPGMINTHILDAGIISKEQLAVEAQRYPMKRFGDPKEVAYGIIYLLSDASSFVTGSDIVIDGGFTLQ from the coding sequence ATGAATTATAATCCATTCTCAATAGAAGGTAAAACCATTCTCATAACAGGTGCTAACTCAGGTATTGGCATGGCTACTGCTATTGAATGTTCTAAGATGGGGGCAAAGGTTGTGATAACTGCACGTAATGAAGAACGTTTGAAGCGAACGTTTAATATGCTTGAGGGGACTGGCCATGCTATGATCATAGCAGATCTTTCAGATTGTGAACAATTGGATTATCTTGTTGATCAGCTTCCTGATATTCAGGGTCTTGTGAATAATGCTGGTATAACCGAGACTTGTCCAACACAATTTATAAAGCGTGAGAAGTTAGAAAAGGTATTGGAAGTCAATACCATCGCGCCTATTCTTTTGACGCAAAAAGTATTGAAAAAAAAGAGAGTTGGAAAAGGTGGAAGTATTGTTTTTACTTGTTCGATTTCCGGTACTAGTGTGTGTGGGGGGGGAAATGTACTTTATTCAGCATCTAAAGGTGCGGTTCGAGGTTTTGTCATGAATGCTGCCTTGGATTTAGCTGCAAAAGGAATACGAGTAAATGAAGTATGTCCAGGCATGATTAATACTCACATATTAGATGCTGGAATTATTTCAAAAGAACAACTTGCTGTTGAAGCTCAGCGTTATCCTATGAAGCGTTTTGGAGACCCAAAGGAAGTAGCTTATGGCATTATCTATTTGCTTTCTGACGCATCGAGCTTTGTGACAGGTTCGGATATTGTCATAGACGGAGGATTTACATTACAATAG
- a CDS encoding acyl carrier protein encodes MELKEFIEHFAEQLDETDVSEIKPDTKFRDLDEWSSLVALGLMAMIDDEYDISLKADEMRRANTIQELFDLVKNKQ; translated from the coding sequence ATGGAACTGAAAGAATTTATTGAGCATTTTGCGGAACAACTTGATGAGACGGATGTAAGCGAGATCAAGCCAGATACAAAATTTCGCGATTTAGACGAGTGGTCATCACTTGTCGCTCTAGGTTTGATGGCAATGATTGATGACGAATATGATATTAGTTTAAAGGCTGATGAAATGCGCCGGGCTAATACCATTCAAGAGTTATTTGATTTGGTTAAAAATAAGCAGTAA
- a CDS encoding polysaccharide biosynthesis protein: MSVFKDKVLLITGGTGSFGNAVLRRFLDSDIKEIRILSRDEKKQDDMRHYLQAQRPDVAHKVKFYIGNVRQREAVDFAMTGVDYVFSAAALKQVPSCEFFPMEAVRTNVEGTNNVLLSAIAHGVKNVVVLSTDKAAYPINAMGISKSMMEKVAIAQGRALGQNAKTTICCTRYGNVMASRGSVIPLWVEQMMDGKPITITDPNMTRFMMTLDDAVDLVVYAFTHGENGDLFVQKAPAATLETLARALKEIYAKIDSRYGETEVKVIGTRHGEKLYETLVTREEMAKAIDMGNYYRIPCDNRDLNYDKFFTEGSHKVEQVEEYHSHNTTRLDVEGMKEMLYKLNFIREDLGLQARVKTKEIRSE; encoded by the coding sequence ATGTCAGTATTTAAAGACAAAGTTTTATTGATAACAGGAGGCACGGGCTCGTTTGGTAACGCCGTGCTTCGTCGCTTTTTGGATAGCGATATAAAAGAGATTCGTATTCTTTCACGTGATGAGAAGAAACAGGATGATATGCGCCATTACCTTCAGGCTCAGCGTCCGGATGTGGCTCATAAGGTGAAGTTTTATATTGGAAATGTGCGTCAGCGTGAGGCGGTGGATTTCGCTATGACTGGTGTGGATTATGTGTTCTCTGCCGCTGCTCTTAAACAGGTTCCTAGTTGTGAATTCTTTCCTATGGAGGCTGTGCGTACGAACGTGGAGGGTACTAATAATGTGTTGCTTTCTGCTATCGCTCATGGAGTGAAGAACGTCGTGGTACTTTCTACGGATAAGGCCGCTTATCCTATCAACGCTATGGGGATCTCTAAATCTATGATGGAGAAGGTTGCTATTGCTCAAGGTCGTGCTTTGGGACAGAATGCAAAGACTACTATTTGCTGTACTCGTTATGGTAACGTTATGGCATCTCGTGGTTCTGTCATCCCTTTGTGGGTTGAGCAGATGATGGATGGTAAACCTATTACTATAACAGATCCAAATATGACTCGCTTCATGATGACTTTGGATGACGCTGTTGATTTGGTGGTTTATGCTTTTACTCATGGTGAGAATGGGGATTTGTTTGTCCAGAAGGCTCCTGCGGCTACCTTGGAAACTCTAGCCAGAGCGTTGAAGGAGATTTACGCTAAGATTGATTCGAGATATGGTGAGACTGAGGTTAAAGTGATTGGCACTCGTCATGGTGAGAAACTTTATGAGACTCTTGTCACTCGTGAGGAGATGGCTAAGGCTATTGATATGGGTAACTATTACCGTATTCCATGTGATAACCGAGACTTGAACTATGATAAGTTCTTTACTGAGGGTTCTCATAAGGTTGAGCAGGTAGAGGAGTATCATTCCCATAATACTACCCGTCTCGATGTGGAGGGCATGAAGGAAATGTTGTATAAACTCAATTTTATTCGTGAAGATCTTGGTTTACAAGCAAGAGTGAAAACAAAGGAAATACGTTCTGAGTAA
- a CDS encoding SDR family NAD(P)-dependent oxidoreductase, whose translation MNYLITGCSRGVGIEICRVLLEQGNIVYGVARSYTEEFRVLEQEYTGKLFFKSIDLSDADGVRKSIFKDFVSNRVQLYGLVNNAAIAYDDIVTNLNLEKLKAMYEVNVFTPMMMTKYAIRNMLLHHTRGSIVHISSISAHTGYKGLAMYASSKGALEAFSKDTCREWGGLGIRSNVVVPGFMETAMSATLNNEQKDRIYKRTSMKAPTSIRSVAETVAFLLSDKAESISGESIRVDNGTI comes from the coding sequence ATGAATTATTTAATAACAGGTTGCTCACGTGGCGTGGGCATTGAAATATGCCGTGTACTTTTGGAACAAGGCAATATCGTTTATGGAGTGGCACGCAGCTACACGGAAGAATTTAGAGTGCTGGAACAAGAGTATACAGGTAAGTTATTTTTTAAAAGCATTGATTTGTCTGATGCGGATGGTGTGCGTAAGAGTATCTTTAAGGACTTTGTTTCCAATAGGGTACAATTGTATGGTCTTGTAAACAACGCAGCTATTGCTTACGATGACATCGTGACTAATTTGAATCTTGAAAAATTGAAAGCGATGTATGAAGTAAATGTATTTACACCAATGATGATGACCAAATACGCTATTCGTAATATGCTTCTTCATCATACGCGAGGTAGTATCGTGCACATATCTTCCATCAGCGCTCATACCGGCTATAAAGGACTTGCTATGTATGCCTCCAGTAAAGGAGCTTTGGAAGCATTCTCAAAAGATACTTGTCGAGAATGGGGCGGACTGGGCATACGTTCGAATGTAGTTGTGCCGGGATTTATGGAAACAGCTATGAGTGCTACACTTAACAATGAACAAAAAGACCGTATTTATAAACGTACTTCAATGAAAGCTCCGACATCGATTCGTTCTGTTGCGGAGACTGTTGCTTTTTTACTTTCTGACAAGGCAGAAAGTATTTCGGGTGAGAGTATAAGAGTCGATAATGGTACAATTTGA
- a CDS encoding glycosyltransferase: MNVLINASNLKVGGGIQVCDSVCRELYKYTSKHHFTVVLPSALEECAKAIEMLPCIYVVRYSRPLGFIQILTGRNAFLDGLVEQHEIEMVFTLFGPSVWIPKCRHLCGFALSHLVLSDSPFFKSVSWKDNLKLRLRLSFIKRNFRMSANAYYTENPFISMKLKELFPKKKVYTVTNNYNQVFDYPEMWDCSVQLPYFDGFTLLTVCANYPHKNLPIIVPCIHILRSKYPDLKFRFILTIREEEYIPLSEEEREHVLFLGAVRINQCPGLYQQVDAMFLPSLLECFSASYAEAMRMRKAIITTDLGFAHSLCGDAAEYYEATSASALADSIYKVATDRLYYDHLLSLGDQQLKEFDTYEERARKLIEIMESYEK; this comes from the coding sequence ATGAATGTACTTATTAATGCCTCTAACTTGAAAGTTGGAGGAGGTATCCAGGTGTGTGATTCTGTTTGTAGAGAGTTGTATAAATATACATCTAAACATCATTTCACAGTGGTATTGCCATCTGCATTGGAAGAATGCGCAAAGGCGATAGAGATGCTTCCTTGTATTTATGTTGTTCGGTATTCTAGACCTTTAGGATTCATTCAGATACTAACAGGCCGTAATGCCTTTTTAGATGGATTGGTAGAACAACATGAGATAGAGATGGTGTTTACCCTATTTGGCCCTTCCGTCTGGATCCCAAAGTGTAGGCACCTGTGTGGATTCGCTCTTTCTCATTTGGTGTTGTCGGATTCTCCTTTCTTTAAAAGTGTATCATGGAAGGATAATTTAAAATTGCGTCTCAGGTTATCGTTTATCAAAAGAAACTTTCGTATGAGTGCGAATGCCTATTATACAGAAAATCCTTTTATTTCAATGAAGCTGAAAGAGTTGTTTCCTAAGAAAAAGGTCTATACGGTAACCAACAACTACAATCAAGTGTTTGACTATCCTGAAATGTGGGATTGCTCTGTTCAATTGCCTTATTTTGATGGATTTACACTGTTGACTGTTTGTGCGAATTACCCCCATAAAAATTTGCCGATCATTGTGCCTTGCATTCATATATTGAGGAGTAAATATCCAGATTTAAAGTTTCGTTTTATTCTTACCATTCGGGAGGAAGAGTACATCCCTTTAAGTGAAGAGGAACGGGAGCACGTGCTTTTCTTGGGGGCTGTGCGGATCAATCAATGCCCAGGTCTGTATCAGCAGGTTGATGCAATGTTCTTGCCTTCCTTGCTGGAGTGCTTCAGTGCCAGCTATGCAGAGGCCATGCGGATGAGAAAGGCGATCATCACGACCGATTTGGGGTTTGCCCATAGCTTGTGTGGAGATGCGGCGGAATATTATGAGGCTACCTCCGCATCTGCACTTGCGGATAGCATTTATAAAGTGGCAACAGATCGTTTGTATTATGACCATCTTCTGTCGCTAGGTGACCAGCAGTTAAAAGAATTCGATACTTATGAGGAAAGAGCCCGGAAGTTGATCGAGATCATGGAATCTTACGAAAAATGA
- a CDS encoding ANL family adenylate-forming protein has product MRVFLIDKGKEYSYDELLSLLNAEQIYCPLFRGTDLFAYFCNLIRALACGKSLILLDSDLSSSEIDGIDEDEINKSIALDRCHFNSISDVVDAIEASPSEITIFTSGTTGQPKKVIHTIASLTRSVRKGEKYQNQVWGYAYNPTHMAGLQVFFQAFENLNTLVNVFNAGRLDVYAAIEENQITHLSATPTFYRLLLPFGRAYPSVQRVTLGGEKSDWHLYDAIGRIFPNAKINNVYASTEAGSLFAAKGDCFQIPSAIKDKFEVKDKELMIHKSLLGQSDSFEFDGDYYHSGDIIEWVDEANGLFRFSSRKNELINVGGYKVNPGETENAILSINGVRQALVFGKPNAILGNVLCAEVLLEEGAELKEVDIRKILKEHLQDFKIPRKIKFVESFSLTRTGKLKRS; this is encoded by the coding sequence ATGAGAGTCTTTCTTATTGATAAGGGCAAAGAGTACTCCTATGACGAATTACTGTCTCTCTTGAATGCTGAGCAGATCTATTGTCCTTTATTCAGGGGTACAGATTTATTTGCTTATTTTTGTAATCTCATACGTGCGTTAGCTTGTGGAAAATCACTAATTCTTCTTGATAGCGATTTGAGTTCTTCCGAAATTGATGGAATAGACGAGGATGAGATTAACAAGAGCATTGCTTTGGATCGCTGTCATTTCAATTCTATCTCAGATGTGGTCGATGCGATAGAAGCGTCTCCGTCAGAAATAACAATCTTTACATCTGGCACGACTGGGCAGCCTAAGAAAGTTATTCACACCATTGCTTCCCTTACACGCTCGGTGCGTAAGGGAGAGAAATATCAAAATCAGGTTTGGGGATATGCTTATAACCCCACGCACATGGCTGGATTACAGGTGTTTTTTCAAGCTTTTGAAAATTTGAATACTTTAGTGAATGTGTTTAATGCGGGACGCTTGGATGTATATGCTGCCATTGAGGAAAACCAGATCACGCATCTTTCGGCAACTCCCACGTTCTATCGTTTGCTTCTACCATTTGGAAGGGCTTACCCCTCCGTTCAACGTGTCACATTGGGGGGAGAAAAGTCTGACTGGCATTTGTATGATGCCATTGGAAGGATATTTCCAAACGCAAAAATTAATAATGTGTATGCATCTACAGAGGCTGGTTCGCTGTTTGCCGCTAAGGGGGATTGTTTCCAGATTCCATCAGCGATCAAGGATAAATTTGAGGTTAAAGATAAAGAACTGATGATTCATAAATCTTTGCTCGGCCAGTCTGATAGTTTTGAGTTTGATGGAGATTACTACCATTCTGGTGATATTATTGAGTGGGTGGATGAGGCGAATGGCTTATTCCGCTTTAGCAGTCGTAAAAACGAACTTATTAATGTTGGTGGATATAAGGTAAATCCGGGAGAAACGGAAAATGCCATTCTTTCCATAAATGGAGTGAGACAGGCTCTTGTCTTTGGAAAGCCTAATGCCATTTTAGGGAATGTCCTTTGTGCGGAAGTACTGTTGGAAGAAGGCGCAGAACTGAAAGAAGTAGATATAAGAAAGATATTGAAGGAGCATCTACAAGATTTTAAAATTCCTCGTAAGATAAAGTTTGTAGAATCTTTTTCATTAACAAGAACCGGGAAATTGAAACGTTCATGA